A genomic region of Arachis hypogaea cultivar Tifrunner chromosome 5, arahy.Tifrunner.gnm2.J5K5, whole genome shotgun sequence contains the following coding sequences:
- the LOC114927787 gene encoding uncharacterized protein isoform X2, which produces MLSSSTSRITFIFRYSLLQIPNFLSFPSSSSLHSHSTRQVDEAVDSFTRMLSMRRTPPIIQFNQILGSLSKTKHFHAAISLFQQLQARGIAPDLFTLSIIINCCCGMGRMTLAFSVLAKIFRMDYQPNTFNQVTYGTLINGLCKTGHTSAAIQVLRNIPRYGIAPDVFMYSAIINSLCKDTLVSQAFHLFSEMLAKGIYPNVITYSSLIFGLCLVGQYKEAIDLLSDMVLRNITPDVYTYSILIDGLCKEGKIKHAKSVLAVMAKHGVKPDVVTYTSLMDGYCLVNQVNKAKYIFNTMAQTRVSLDVQSYSIMINGFCKSKMVDEALNLFEEMRRKNLVPNTVTYNILFDGLSKSKRISRALELVVEMHRRGQPADVVTYHSLLNGMFKNQQANEAFMLFNQMKECAIDSDIYTYNILIDGVCKDGRLIDAKEIFQDLSVKGYRPNVRTYNIMINGRQWLLTRCCDF; this is translated from the exons ATGTTGTCATCCTCAACCTCAAGGATCACTTTCATTTTTAGGTATTCTCTTCTTCAAATCCCTAATTTTCTTTCCTTCCCTTCCTCTTCATCCCTTCACTCTCATTCTACTCGCCAAGTTGATGAAGCTGTTGATTCCTTCACTCGCATGCTCTCTATGCGTCGTACTCCTCCCATCATCCAATTTAACCAGATTTTGGGATCTCTTTCCAAGACGAAGCATTTCCACGCCGCCATTTCCCTTTTTCAGCAATTGCAAGCCAGAGGAATCGCTCCCGACTTATTTACTTTGAGCATCATAATTAATTGTTGTTGCGGCATGGGTCGTATGACGCTTGCTTTCTCTGTATTGGCCAAGATTTTCAGAATGGATTATCAACCTAATACG TTTAATCAAGTCACTTATGGGACCTTGATCAATGGCCTCTGTAAGACCGGACACACATCAGCTGCTATTCAAGTGTTGAGAAACATCCCACGTTATGGCATTGCTCCTGATGTCTTCATGTACAGCGCAATTATTAATAGCCTCTGCAAGGATACACTTGTAAGTCaggcttttcatttattttctgaaATGCTTGCTAAGGGAATTTATCCTAATGTTATCACATACAGTTCTCTCATTTTTGGATTGTGTCTTGTGGGTCAATATAAGGAAGCCATTGATTTGTTAAGTGATATGGTGCTTAGAAACATTACTCCTGATGTTTATACCTATAGTATTTTGATCGATGGGCTATGCAAAGAAGGAAAGATCAAACATGCCAAGAGTGTATTGGCTGTAATGGCAAAACATGGTGTGAAACCAGATGTGGTTACTTATACCAGCTTAATGGATGGATATTGTTTGGTTAATCAGGTAAATAAGGCAAAATATATATTCAACACAATGGCCCAAACTAGAGTTTCACTTGATGTTCAAAGTTACAGTATCATGATTAATGGCTTCTGCAAAAGTAAAATGGTCGATGAAGCCTTGAATCTCTTCGAAGAAATGCGTCGCAAGAACTTGGTTCCAAACACGGTAACTTACAACATTCTTTTTGATGGCTTGAGCAAATCGAAGAGAATCTCCCGTGCTTTGGAGCTTGTTGTCGAGATGCATCGTAGAGGTCAACCTGCTGATGTAGTCACTTATCATTCGTTGTTGAATGGGATGTTCAAAAACCAACAAGCTAACGAGGCATTTATGTTATTCAATCAAATGAAAGAGTGTGCCATTGATTCAGATATATACACTTACAATATACTTATAGATGGCGTATGCAAAGATGGAAGACTTATAGATGCAAAAGAGATTTTTCAAGATCTTTCGGTTAAAGGCTATCGTCCAAATGTGAGGACATACAATATTATGATCAATGGAAGGCAATGGTTGCTTACCAGATGCTGTGACTTTTGA
- the LOC114927787 gene encoding uncharacterized protein isoform X1 has product MLSSSTSRITFIFRYSLLQIPNFLSFPSSSSLHSHSTRQVDEAVDSFTRMLSMRRTPPIIQFNQILGSLSKTKHFHAAISLFQQLQARGIAPDLFTLSIIINCCCGMGRMTLAFSVLAKIFRMDYQPNTVTLNTLVKGLCLCGNVEKAVHFHDRVLAHGFQFNQVTYGTLINGLCKTGHTSAAIQVLRNIPRYGIAPDVFMYSAIINSLCKDTLVSQAFHLFSEMLAKGIYPNVITYSSLIFGLCLVGQYKEAIDLLSDMVLRNITPDVYTYSILIDGLCKEGKIKHAKSVLAVMAKHGVKPDVVTYTSLMDGYCLVNQVNKAKYIFNTMAQTRVSLDVQSYSIMINGFCKSKMVDEALNLFEEMRRKNLVPNTVTYNILFDGLSKSKRISRALELVVEMHRRGQPADVVTYHSLLNGMFKNQQANEAFMLFNQMKECAIDSDIYTYNILIDGVCKDGRLIDAKEIFQDLSVKGYRPNVRTYNIMINGRQWLLTRCCDF; this is encoded by the coding sequence ATGTTGTCATCCTCAACCTCAAGGATCACTTTCATTTTTAGGTATTCTCTTCTTCAAATCCCTAATTTTCTTTCCTTCCCTTCCTCTTCATCCCTTCACTCTCATTCTACTCGCCAAGTTGATGAAGCTGTTGATTCCTTCACTCGCATGCTCTCTATGCGTCGTACTCCTCCCATCATCCAATTTAACCAGATTTTGGGATCTCTTTCCAAGACGAAGCATTTCCACGCCGCCATTTCCCTTTTTCAGCAATTGCAAGCCAGAGGAATCGCTCCCGACTTATTTACTTTGAGCATCATAATTAATTGTTGTTGCGGCATGGGTCGTATGACGCTTGCTTTCTCTGTATTGGCCAAGATTTTCAGAATGGATTATCAACCTAATACGGTAACATTGAATACACTCGTTAAAGGTCTCTGTCTCTGTGGTAATGTTGAAAAAGCAGTGCACTTTCATGACAGAGTGCTGGCTCATGGATTTCAGTTTAATCAAGTCACTTATGGGACCTTGATCAATGGCCTCTGTAAGACCGGACACACATCAGCTGCTATTCAAGTGTTGAGAAACATCCCACGTTATGGCATTGCTCCTGATGTCTTCATGTACAGCGCAATTATTAATAGCCTCTGCAAGGATACACTTGTAAGTCaggcttttcatttattttctgaaATGCTTGCTAAGGGAATTTATCCTAATGTTATCACATACAGTTCTCTCATTTTTGGATTGTGTCTTGTGGGTCAATATAAGGAAGCCATTGATTTGTTAAGTGATATGGTGCTTAGAAACATTACTCCTGATGTTTATACCTATAGTATTTTGATCGATGGGCTATGCAAAGAAGGAAAGATCAAACATGCCAAGAGTGTATTGGCTGTAATGGCAAAACATGGTGTGAAACCAGATGTGGTTACTTATACCAGCTTAATGGATGGATATTGTTTGGTTAATCAGGTAAATAAGGCAAAATATATATTCAACACAATGGCCCAAACTAGAGTTTCACTTGATGTTCAAAGTTACAGTATCATGATTAATGGCTTCTGCAAAAGTAAAATGGTCGATGAAGCCTTGAATCTCTTCGAAGAAATGCGTCGCAAGAACTTGGTTCCAAACACGGTAACTTACAACATTCTTTTTGATGGCTTGAGCAAATCGAAGAGAATCTCCCGTGCTTTGGAGCTTGTTGTCGAGATGCATCGTAGAGGTCAACCTGCTGATGTAGTCACTTATCATTCGTTGTTGAATGGGATGTTCAAAAACCAACAAGCTAACGAGGCATTTATGTTATTCAATCAAATGAAAGAGTGTGCCATTGATTCAGATATATACACTTACAATATACTTATAGATGGCGTATGCAAAGATGGAAGACTTATAGATGCAAAAGAGATTTTTCAAGATCTTTCGGTTAAAGGCTATCGTCCAAATGTGAGGACATACAATATTATGATCAATGGAAGGCAATGGTTGCTTACCAGATGCTGTGACTTTTGA